The genomic window CCATTATCTCTTATTTTAATTCTACTTAATATCATAATTTTTATAGTTACGATATTTTACATAAATTTGATAGAAGAATTTGCCTTCGCCCCTTCCTATCTTAGAAATTCGCCAAAAATTTACACAATTTTTACTTCACTGTTTATACACGGTGACTTTTATCATCTGATATCAAATATGATTGGCTTATTTTTCATAGGTTTTCCTTTTGAAAACGTAGTAGGGCAGAAAAAATTCTTTTTGGTTTACATTTTATCAGGCATTTTTTCATCAATTGCATTTTCCGTTTTCAGTTCGGGCAATCATTATCTGATAGGTGCCTCTGGAGCAATTTTCGGCTTGCTTGGTGCGTTTGCAGCCCTTTATCCGATGAAAAGAGTGATCATGCCCCTGCCATTTATTTTTGTTGAGTTGCCAGTATTGCTTTTTGCGCTCATTTATGCTTCAATAGAGACAATTTATACATTTGCTGGAATTACTGATGGGATTGCTCACTCCGCCCATATGGGGGGATTTATTGCAGGAGTGTTATCCGCTCCATTTTTAAGGAGAAAATTCGTTTTTGAAAAAAGTTTTGATATAAATAAGCTTGAAGAATTACTCCAGAATGAAAGACAAAGGAAAATTTTTGAAAGAGCAAAAGAAGCAAGGGAAAAAGAAATTAGGGATGCGTGGATAAAATATCTTCTAAAGGAAATAAAAT from Thermoplasmatales archaeon includes these protein-coding regions:
- a CDS encoding rhomboid family intramembrane serine protease, with the protein product MLIEIIIILIIIISLIYGFIKKIPLSLILILLNIIIFIVTIFYINLIEEFAFAPSYLRNSPKIYTIFTSLFIHGDFYHLISNMIGLFFIGFPFENVVGQKKFFLVYILSGIFSSIAFSVFSSGNHYLIGASGAIFGLLGAFAALYPMKRVIMPLPFIFVELPVLLFALIYASIETIYTFAGITDGIAHSAHMGGFIAGVLSAPFLRRKFVFEKSFDINKLEELLQNERQRKIFERAKEAREKEIRDAWIKYLLKEIKCPLCGGEIEINGAIKCKKCGYKR